The sequence GCATCAGCTGGAGATTCGCTCGGTCGAGCTGCGCGCGCTGGACATCAGCCTGCGCAAGTTGCAGACCCGCGTGGTCACGGCAATCACCGGCAGTGGTCTTCTGGTGGTGGCGGCCGTGTTGTATGGCCTGCATCCGGACGGCTGGTATCTGGGCACGGTGCCGGTGTGGAGCTGGATCAGTGGTGGCGCCGGCTCGATTGCATTACTGGTCGCCTGGCTGCGGCGTTAGGGAGCGGCCATGCCCGACGCAACCGACGCAGTCGACTCAAGCCCATCGGCTGCGCCGCTTGCTGCGCTGGATGTGCCGCCACGCATGCAGAATTCCAGCTATCCGCCGGTGTTCGCTGCACAGATGGACGGCCGCCAGAAGCGCGCGCTGGGTGCGGTGTTCGGGCTGCGCAATTTCGGTGTCAACCTGACCACGCTGGCACCGGGCGCGCGCTCGGCGCTGCGGCACGGGCATTCGCTGCAGGACGAATTCGTCTACATCATCAGCGGTGCGCCGAGCCTGATCACCAACGCAGGCGAGCAACTGCTGCGGCCGGGCATGTGCGCCGGGTTCCGCGCTGGCGATGGCGATGCGCATTGCCTGATCAATCGTAGCGATGCACCGGTGACCTATCTGGAAGTGGGCGACCGCAGCGCCAGCGATTGCGTGACGTATCCGGACGACGACCTGATGCTGGTCACCACGGCAGACGGACAGTGGTCGTACCGGCACAAGGACGGCACGCCGTACTGAGCGCGCTGGTGGCGATCGACCTGCGCGCCTTGGAGGATCGCGCGACATATCGCGATGCGCGAATAGCGCTGAGATACAGTGGCATGCGCTGCCGGCGACACGGATAATCCGCCAGTGAGCACATCCCCCAAGCATCTGCAGATTCTCTACCAGGACGATGTCCTGGCCGTCGTCGACAAACCCGCGGGCCTGATGGTCCACGACAGCAAGCTGGCGCGCGGGGAGGACGACTTTCTGGCCGACCGCCTGCGCGAGCAGCTGGGCAAGCCGATCTTCCTGGTCCACCGCCTCGACCGCGCCACCAGCGGCTGCCTGCTGCTGGCGTTCGACCGCGATAGCGCCAGTGCGCTGGGCAAGGCCTTGATGGCGGGCGAGGTGGATAAGAATTATCTGACCGTGTGTCGCGGCTGGCCGGCCGAAGATCGCTTCATCGTCGACCACGACCTGGATGGCGGGCCCGGCAAGCCGGTCAAGAAGCCGGCGGTGACGCACTTCCAGCGGCTGGCGACCGGCGAGCTGGAGATCCCGTCCACCGGCTTTGCCACCTCCCGCTATGCGTTGCTGCGCTGCCAGCCGCAGACCGGGCGCTTCCGGCAGATTCGCCGGCACATGAAGCATCTGTCGCATCACATGATCGGCGACACCAGCCATGGCGACGGCCGCCACAACCGCAGCTTCCGCATGCTCGGCATCCACCGCATGCTGCTGCACGCCGAACGCC comes from Xanthomonas vesicatoria ATCC 35937 and encodes:
- a CDS encoding cupin domain-containing protein, whose product is MPDATDAVDSSPSAAPLAALDVPPRMQNSSYPPVFAAQMDGRQKRALGAVFGLRNFGVNLTTLAPGARSALRHGHSLQDEFVYIISGAPSLITNAGEQLLRPGMCAGFRAGDGDAHCLINRSDAPVTYLEVGDRSASDCVTYPDDDLMLVTTADGQWSYRHKDGTPY
- a CDS encoding pseudouridine synthase, which encodes MACAAGDTDNPPVSTSPKHLQILYQDDVLAVVDKPAGLMVHDSKLARGEDDFLADRLREQLGKPIFLVHRLDRATSGCLLLAFDRDSASALGKALMAGEVDKNYLTVCRGWPAEDRFIVDHDLDGGPGKPVKKPAVTHFQRLATGELEIPSTGFATSRYALLRCQPQTGRFRQIRRHMKHLSHHMIGDTSHGDGRHNRSFRMLGIHRMLLHAERLEFPHPADGRRISVVAPLDVEFAKACALFGWDVAGLQGTTHVQ